Proteins from a genomic interval of Stenotrophomonas sp. WZN-1:
- a CDS encoding GlsB/YeaQ/YmgE family stress response membrane protein: MGIIIWLIVGGIVGWLASIIMKRDAQQGIILNIVVGIVGALISGWLFGGGINEAITIRTFLFSLIGAVILLAIVNLFTRKSIR; encoded by the coding sequence ATGGGCATCATCATCTGGCTGATCGTCGGCGGCATCGTAGGCTGGCTGGCCAGCATCATCATGAAGCGCGATGCGCAACAGGGCATCATCCTCAACATCGTGGTCGGCATCGTCGGCGCGCTGATTTCCGGCTGGCTGTTCGGCGGCGGCATTAACGAAGCGATCACCATCCGCACGTTCCTGTTCTCGCTGATCGGTGCGGTGATCCTGCTGGCGATCGTCAACCTGTTCACCCGCAAGAGCATACGGTGA
- a CDS encoding 4'-phosphopantetheinyl transferase superfamily protein, which produces MSLPATLDGPWRFGPVTVWRRPHVPGHRGEPQARQVLAQALGVDPETLPLVRDDKGRPELSGALAHYGTGWSHSGEVLLVALGEGVRLGVDLELLRPRARLLEIVQRFFHPEEVAWLESLDEAGREHWFFRVWCIKEAILKAHGQGISFGLHRLQLAPGADGALHLRWCDPELGEATRWHLHEWQATGQFRAALAWYPH; this is translated from the coding sequence ATGAGCCTGCCAGCCACCCTCGACGGCCCGTGGCGCTTCGGTCCGGTGACGGTCTGGCGACGCCCGCATGTGCCGGGCCACCGCGGCGAACCGCAGGCGCGGCAGGTGCTGGCGCAGGCGCTGGGCGTCGACCCGGAGACGCTGCCACTGGTCCGTGATGACAAGGGCCGGCCGGAGCTGAGCGGCGCGCTGGCCCACTACGGCACCGGCTGGAGCCACAGCGGCGAGGTGCTGCTGGTGGCGCTGGGCGAGGGCGTGCGGCTGGGCGTCGACCTGGAGCTGCTGAGGCCGCGTGCGCGCCTGCTGGAGATCGTGCAGCGCTTCTTCCACCCCGAGGAAGTAGCCTGGCTGGAAAGCCTGGACGAGGCCGGGCGCGAGCACTGGTTCTTCCGTGTGTGGTGCATCAAGGAGGCCATCCTGAAGGCGCACGGGCAGGGCATCTCGTTCGGCCTGCACCGCCTGCAGCTGGCACCGGGGGCCGATGGCGCCCTGCACCTGCGCTGGTGCGACCCGGAACTGGGCGAGGCCACGCGCTGGCACCTGCACGAATGGCAGGCCACCGGCCAGTTCCGTGCGGCATTGGCCTGGTATCCGCACTGA
- the rsmG gene encoding 16S rRNA (guanine(527)-N(7))-methyltransferase RsmG yields MSEHPLPASVAATLEQGLASMGLDAALAPPLLRYLALLHRWNGTYNLTAIRDPQEMVTRHLLDSLAMQPFVADGSLADLGTGPGLPGIPLAIACPGLQVTLVESNGKKARFMREAVRQLGLGNARVAESRAEALDEAGHYDQLTARAMDTLAGIVRVGGHLLRPGGVLLAMKGVYPHEEIAELPAGWQVREVTPLSVPGLAGERHLVTVTGP; encoded by the coding sequence ATGAGCGAACACCCACTTCCCGCCAGCGTGGCTGCCACGCTGGAACAGGGCCTGGCCAGCATGGGCCTGGACGCCGCGCTGGCGCCGCCGCTGCTGCGCTACCTGGCCCTGCTGCACCGCTGGAACGGCACCTACAACCTCACCGCCATCCGCGATCCGCAGGAGATGGTCACCCGCCACCTGCTCGACTCGCTGGCGATGCAGCCGTTCGTGGCCGATGGCAGCCTGGCCGACCTCGGTACCGGCCCCGGCTTGCCCGGCATCCCGCTGGCGATCGCCTGCCCGGGCCTGCAGGTCACCCTGGTCGAGAGCAACGGCAAGAAGGCGCGCTTCATGCGCGAGGCCGTGCGCCAGCTCGGCCTGGGTAACGCCCGCGTGGCCGAATCGCGCGCCGAGGCGCTGGACGAGGCCGGCCACTATGACCAGCTGACCGCGCGCGCGATGGACACCCTGGCCGGCATCGTCCGCGTCGGTGGCCACCTGCTGCGCCCCGGCGGCGTGCTGCTGGCCATGAAGGGCGTCTACCCGCATGAAGAGATCGCGGAGCTGCCGGCTGGCTGGCAGGTACGTGAGGTGACCCCGTTGAGCGTGCCCGGCCTGGCCGGCGAACGCCACCTGGTCACTGTTACAGGCCCCTGA
- a CDS encoding coniferyl aldehyde dehydrogenase, with amino-acid sequence MTILTPAGLPAILHTLRSTWQAQRPSLDQREADLRRLREALKPRLDEMAEAIAEDFGHRAHTESKLADGMSVLSAIDHLRRHLRRWSKPQRVGAGWRLWPARAQLRPTPLGVVGVISPWNYPVTLALVPLATAIAAGNHVLLKPSEHTPRTSAFLADLLASVFPPDRVAVVQGGADVAAAVSSLPLDHLLFTGSTAVGRKVMAAAAEHLVPVTLELGGKSPAIVCRDFPLDKAAARLATGKWFNAGQTCIAPDYVLIDTVRQREFVQALQQQVRERYGDFSDADDYTRIINEGQYRRLQGYLAQARERGVPVIPLAQVDDARADRERLLVPTVVLDPPDDLDLMREEIFGPILPVRAYPDLDGALADVLSRDRPLALYPFSHDTAAVERILGQVVAGGVTVNDALLHFAAEGLPFGGVGASGMGAYHGRAGFDAMSKRLPVLWQSRWAASDRLRPPYSKIAGLLRFLVR; translated from the coding sequence ATGACCATCCTCACTCCGGCCGGCCTCCCCGCCATCCTGCACACCCTGCGCAGCACCTGGCAGGCGCAGCGCCCCTCGCTCGACCAGCGCGAAGCTGACCTGCGCCGTCTGCGCGAGGCGCTGAAGCCGCGCCTGGACGAAATGGCCGAGGCCATCGCCGAGGACTTCGGCCACCGCGCCCACACCGAATCGAAGCTGGCCGATGGCATGAGCGTGCTGTCGGCCATCGACCACCTGCGCCGCCACCTGCGGCGCTGGTCGAAGCCGCAGCGGGTCGGTGCCGGCTGGCGGCTGTGGCCGGCGCGCGCGCAGCTGCGGCCGACGCCGCTGGGGGTGGTCGGGGTGATCTCGCCCTGGAACTACCCGGTCACGCTGGCACTGGTGCCTTTGGCTACCGCCATCGCCGCCGGAAACCACGTGCTGCTCAAGCCTTCGGAACACACGCCGCGCACCAGCGCGTTCCTGGCCGATCTGCTGGCCAGTGTGTTCCCGCCCGATCGGGTGGCGGTGGTGCAGGGTGGGGCGGATGTGGCCGCGGCGGTGTCGTCGCTGCCGCTGGACCATCTGCTGTTCACCGGCTCGACGGCCGTTGGCCGCAAGGTGATGGCCGCCGCCGCCGAGCATCTGGTGCCGGTCACGCTGGAACTGGGCGGCAAGTCGCCGGCCATCGTCTGCCGCGATTTCCCACTGGACAAAGCCGCCGCGCGGCTGGCCACTGGCAAATGGTTCAACGCCGGGCAGACCTGCATCGCGCCGGATTACGTGCTGATCGATACGGTGCGCCAGCGCGAGTTCGTGCAGGCGCTGCAGCAGCAGGTACGCGAGCGCTATGGCGACTTCAGCGATGCCGACGACTACACCCGCATCATCAACGAGGGCCAGTACCGGCGCCTGCAGGGCTATCTGGCGCAGGCGCGCGAACGCGGCGTGCCGGTGATTCCGCTGGCTCAGGTGGACGATGCGCGCGCTGATCGTGAGCGGCTGCTGGTGCCGACCGTGGTGCTGGACCCGCCGGACGACCTGGACCTCATGCGCGAGGAGATCTTCGGGCCGATCCTGCCGGTGCGCGCCTACCCGGACCTGGACGGCGCGCTGGCCGACGTGCTGTCCCGCGACCGGCCGCTGGCGCTGTATCCCTTCAGCCACGACACGGCGGCGGTGGAGCGCATCCTCGGCCAGGTGGTGGCCGGCGGAGTGACGGTCAACGACGCGCTGCTGCACTTCGCCGCCGAAGGCCTGCCGTTTGGCGGGGTAGGGGCCAGCGGCATGGGTGCGTACCATGGCCGGGCCGGGTTCGATGCGATGAGCAAGCGGCTGCCGGTGCTGTGGCAGTCGCGCTGGGCGGCCAGTGACCGGCTGCGGCCGCCGTATTCGAAGATTGCGGGGTTGTTACGGTTCTTGGTGCGGTAA
- the acs gene encoding acetate--CoA ligase: MADIYPVDPQFAAKARIDKTSYEQQYQASVTDPDGFWGKAAERLQWMRKPTKIKNVSYDLSDFHIKWFEDGELNASVNCLDRQLETRGDKTALLFEPDGPDAPAQHVTYRELYERTCRLGNALRNLGVKKGDRVTIYLPMIVDAAVAMLACARIGAIHSVVFGGFAPNSIADRVSDCQSKLIITADEGLRGGRRIPLKANVDAALKLPGTNTVETVLVVRHTGGAVDMQAPRDRWFHDVVDSQPATCEPERMNAEDPLFILYTSGSTGKPKGVLHTTGGYLLYAAYTHEAVFDLREDDIYWCTADVGWVTGHSYIVYGPLANGATSLMFEGVPNYPDTSRFWNVIDKHKVTIFYTAPTAIRALMREGEEPVKKTSRATLRLLGSVGEPINPEAWRWYYEVVGDSRCPIVDTWWQTETGGILISPLAGAMDLKPGSATLPFFGVQPALVNADGEIQDGPTEGNLIIRDSWPGQMRTVYGDHQRFIDTYFRTYPGSYFTGDGCRRDEDGYYWITGRVDDVINVSGHRIGTAEVESALVSHPKVAEAAVVGFPHDVKGQGIYAYVTLVAEEAPSDELHKELIAWVRKEIGPIATPDHLQWAPGLPKTRSGKIMRRILRKIAENAPDQLGDTSTLADPSVVASLVDERKVR, encoded by the coding sequence ATGGCTGATATCTACCCCGTCGATCCGCAGTTCGCCGCCAAGGCACGCATCGACAAGACGTCGTACGAACAGCAGTACCAGGCTTCGGTGACCGACCCGGATGGTTTCTGGGGCAAGGCCGCCGAGCGCCTGCAATGGATGCGCAAGCCGACGAAGATCAAGAACGTCAGCTACGACCTGTCCGACTTCCACATCAAGTGGTTCGAAGATGGCGAGCTCAATGCCAGCGTGAACTGCCTGGATCGCCAGCTGGAAACGCGCGGCGACAAGACCGCCCTGCTGTTCGAGCCGGATGGCCCGGATGCACCGGCCCAGCACGTGACCTATCGCGAGCTGTACGAGCGCACCTGCCGCCTCGGCAATGCGCTGCGCAACCTCGGCGTCAAGAAGGGCGACCGGGTCACCATCTACCTGCCGATGATCGTCGACGCCGCCGTGGCCATGCTGGCCTGCGCACGCATCGGTGCGATCCACTCGGTGGTGTTCGGTGGCTTCGCACCGAACTCGATCGCCGACCGCGTCAGCGACTGCCAGAGCAAGCTGATCATCACCGCCGACGAAGGCCTGCGCGGTGGCCGCAGGATTCCGTTGAAGGCCAACGTCGATGCCGCGCTGAAGCTGCCCGGCACCAATACCGTGGAAACCGTGCTGGTGGTGCGCCACACCGGCGGCGCGGTGGACATGCAGGCGCCGCGCGACCGCTGGTTCCACGATGTGGTGGACAGCCAGCCGGCCACCTGCGAACCGGAACGCATGAACGCGGAAGACCCGCTGTTCATCCTCTACACCTCCGGTTCCACCGGCAAGCCGAAGGGCGTGCTGCACACCACCGGCGGCTATCTGCTGTACGCGGCCTACACCCATGAAGCGGTGTTCGACCTGCGCGAGGACGACATCTACTGGTGCACCGCCGACGTCGGCTGGGTCACCGGCCACAGCTACATCGTGTACGGGCCGCTGGCCAACGGCGCGACCTCGCTGATGTTCGAAGGCGTGCCGAACTACCCGGACACCTCGCGCTTCTGGAACGTCATCGACAAGCACAAGGTGACCATCTTCTACACCGCCCCGACCGCCATCCGTGCACTGATGCGCGAAGGCGAGGAGCCGGTGAAGAAGACCTCGCGCGCGACGCTGCGCCTGCTCGGCAGCGTCGGCGAGCCGATCAATCCGGAAGCCTGGCGCTGGTACTACGAAGTGGTCGGCGACAGCCGCTGCCCGATCGTCGATACCTGGTGGCAGACCGAAACCGGCGGCATCCTGATCTCGCCGCTGGCCGGCGCGATGGATCTGAAGCCGGGTTCGGCCACCCTGCCCTTCTTCGGCGTGCAGCCGGCGCTGGTCAATGCCGATGGCGAGATCCAGGACGGCCCGACCGAGGGCAACCTGATCATCCGCGATTCCTGGCCGGGCCAGATGCGCACGGTGTACGGCGACCACCAGCGTTTCATCGATACGTATTTCCGCACCTACCCGGGCAGCTACTTCACCGGTGACGGTTGCCGCCGCGACGAGGACGGCTACTACTGGATCACCGGTCGCGTCGACGACGTGATCAACGTGTCCGGCCACCGCATCGGCACCGCCGAAGTGGAAAGCGCGCTGGTCTCGCATCCGAAGGTGGCCGAAGCGGCCGTGGTCGGCTTCCCGCACGACGTGAAGGGCCAGGGCATCTACGCCTACGTCACCCTGGTGGCCGAAGAGGCGCCGAGCGATGAGCTGCACAAGGAGCTGATCGCGTGGGTGCGCAAGGAGATCGGCCCGATCGCCACGCCGGACCATCTGCAGTGGGCACCGGGCCTGCCGAAGACCCGCTCGGGCAAGATCATGCGCCGCATCCTGCGCAAGATCGCCGAGAACGCGCCGGACCAGCTCGGCGACACCTCGACCCTGGCCGATCCGTCCGTGGTGGCGTCGCTGGTGGACGAGCGCAAGGTGCGCTGA
- a CDS encoding MFS transporter produces MSTTPSTAHKAGTLTKGHKKVIFASSLGTVFEWYDFFLYGSLAAIIAKQFFSGVNETTGMIFALLAFAAGFFVRPFGAAFFGSLGDRIGRKYTFLVTILIMGISTFLVGVLPNYASIGFAAPVILIILRLAQGLAMGGEYGGAATYVAEHAPDDKRGLYTSFIQCTATLGLFMSLLIILACRYFLGNEAFEAWGWRIPFLVSILLLGVSVWIRLQLSESPLFQQMKSEGKGSKTPFRDSLKGGNLKLMLLVLLGAAAGQAVVWYGGQFYALFFLSSMLKVDATTSYLLIAAALALGVPFFIFFGWLSDRIGRKKIILAGCLLAAVTYIPIFKGLTHFANPAIEEARSSSPALVVADPATCSFQFDPVGLRKFTSSCDVATAALTKAGVPYDVQPAAAGSLAMVNVGSASVTSYEAAGLTKEEGKAKADAFGAELKTALTTAGYPAKADGARINIAGTVFMLWLLVLYVTMVYGPIAAYLVELFPTRIRYTSMSLPYHIGNGWFGGFLPAISFALVAGTGNLYYGLWYPIIIALMSVVIGGLFLRETKDVDITK; encoded by the coding sequence ATGTCCACTACACCCAGCACCGCACACAAAGCGGGCACCCTGACCAAGGGCCACAAGAAAGTCATCTTCGCCTCGAGCCTCGGTACGGTGTTCGAGTGGTATGACTTCTTCCTGTATGGCTCGCTCGCCGCCATCATCGCCAAGCAGTTCTTCAGTGGCGTCAATGAAACCACGGGCATGATCTTCGCCCTGCTGGCGTTCGCCGCCGGCTTCTTCGTGCGTCCGTTCGGCGCAGCCTTCTTCGGCAGCCTTGGCGACCGCATCGGCCGCAAGTACACCTTCCTGGTCACCATCCTGATCATGGGCATCTCGACCTTCCTGGTCGGCGTGCTGCCCAACTACGCCTCGATCGGCTTCGCCGCACCGGTGATCCTGATCATCCTGCGCCTGGCCCAGGGCCTGGCGATGGGCGGTGAGTACGGCGGTGCCGCCACCTACGTGGCCGAGCACGCGCCGGACGACAAGCGCGGCCTGTACACCAGCTTCATCCAGTGCACCGCCACGCTCGGCCTGTTCATGTCGCTGCTGATCATCCTGGCCTGCCGCTACTTCCTCGGCAACGAAGCCTTCGAAGCCTGGGGCTGGCGCATTCCGTTCCTGGTCTCGATCCTGCTGCTGGGCGTGTCCGTGTGGATCCGCCTGCAGCTGAGCGAATCGCCGCTGTTCCAGCAGATGAAGTCCGAGGGCAAGGGTTCCAAGACCCCGTTCCGTGACAGCCTGAAGGGCGGCAACCTGAAGCTGATGCTGCTGGTCCTGCTGGGTGCTGCGGCTGGCCAGGCGGTGGTCTGGTACGGCGGCCAGTTCTACGCGCTGTTCTTCCTCAGCAGCATGCTGAAGGTCGATGCCACCACCTCCTACCTGCTGATCGCGGCCGCGCTGGCGCTGGGCGTGCCGTTCTTCATCTTCTTCGGCTGGCTGTCCGACCGTATCGGCCGCAAGAAGATCATCCTGGCCGGCTGCCTGCTGGCCGCCGTCACCTACATCCCGATCTTCAAGGGCCTGACCCACTTCGCCAACCCGGCCATCGAAGAGGCCCGCAGCAGCTCGCCGGCCCTGGTCGTGGCCGATCCGGCCACCTGCTCGTTCCAGTTCGATCCGGTTGGCCTGCGCAAGTTCACCAGCTCCTGCGACGTGGCCACCGCCGCGCTGACCAAGGCCGGTGTGCCGTATGACGTGCAACCCGCCGCCGCCGGTTCGCTGGCGATGGTGAACGTGGGCAGCGCCAGCGTCACCTCGTATGAGGCGGCCGGCCTGACCAAGGAAGAGGGCAAGGCCAAGGCCGATGCGTTCGGTGCGGAACTGAAGACCGCCCTGACCACCGCCGGCTACCCGGCCAAGGCCGATGGCGCACGCATCAACATCGCCGGCACGGTGTTCATGCTGTGGCTGCTGGTGCTGTACGTGACCATGGTCTACGGCCCGATCGCCGCCTACCTGGTCGAACTGTTCCCGACCCGCATCCGCTACACCTCGATGTCGCTGCCGTACCACATCGGCAACGGCTGGTTCGGTGGCTTCCTGCCGGCGATCTCGTTCGCGCTGGTGGCCGGTACCGGCAACCTGTACTACGGCCTGTGGTATCCGATCATCATCGCATTGATGTCGGTGGTGATTGGTGGCCTGTTCCTGCGCGAGACCAAGGACGTGGATATCACCAAATAA
- the xth gene encoding exodeoxyribonuclease III, with protein sequence MKIASWNVNSLNVRLPHLEQWLKEFGPDIVGIQETKLEDHKFPDSALIAAGYRSVFAGQKTYNGVALLSREPAQDVQIGIPGFEDEQRRVIAGTFGDLRVINLYVVNGQDIGTDKYEYKLRWLEAVHAWIAEEMQRHPKLIVMGDFNIAPDARDVHDPEVWNENHILTSTAERGALNKLLQLGLHDGFRLHNDEAGTFSWWDYRAAGFRRNLGLRIDLTLVSDALKGSAVASGIDREPRTWERPSDHAPAWVQLG encoded by the coding sequence ATGAAGATCGCCTCGTGGAACGTCAATTCGCTCAATGTCCGCCTGCCGCACCTGGAGCAGTGGCTCAAAGAGTTCGGCCCGGACATCGTCGGTATCCAGGAAACCAAGCTGGAGGACCACAAGTTCCCCGATTCGGCGCTGATCGCCGCGGGCTACCGCAGCGTGTTCGCCGGCCAGAAGACCTACAACGGCGTGGCGCTGCTGTCGCGTGAGCCGGCGCAGGACGTGCAGATCGGCATTCCCGGCTTCGAGGACGAGCAGAGGCGCGTCATCGCCGGTACCTTCGGCGACCTGCGGGTGATCAACCTGTACGTGGTCAACGGCCAGGACATCGGCACCGACAAGTACGAGTACAAACTCCGCTGGCTGGAGGCGGTGCATGCCTGGATCGCCGAAGAAATGCAGCGGCATCCGAAGCTGATCGTGATGGGCGATTTCAACATCGCCCCGGACGCGCGCGATGTGCACGACCCGGAGGTGTGGAACGAAAACCACATCCTGACCTCCACCGCCGAGCGCGGTGCATTGAACAAGCTGCTGCAGCTGGGCCTGCACGATGGCTTCCGCCTGCACAATGACGAGGCGGGCACCTTCAGCTGGTGGGATTACCGTGCGGCGGGCTTCCGCCGCAACCTGGGCCTGCGCATCGACCTGACCCTGGTCTCCGACGCGCTGAAGGGCAGTGCGGTGGCCTCGGGCATCGACCGCGAGCCGCGCACCTGGGAACGACCGAGCGACCACGCGCCGGCATGGGTGCAGTTGGGTTGA
- a CDS encoding ParB/RepB/Spo0J family partition protein, which produces MTSSKPAAKKRGLGRGLDALLGPKGAVSQVQATTAVIEPLPGEVLRKLAVGQLQPGKYQPRREMDEGKLSELADSIKSQGVIQPILVRQLPAGNYEIVAGERRWRASQLAGLDEVPVVVRELEDRTVIAMALIENIQREDLNPLEEAEALQRLISEFTLTHAEAAEAVGRSRAAVSNLLRLLELPVAIRLLLETRRLEMGHARALLTLAPELAGKLAQEAADEGWSVREVERRAQAFAAGKVPNNRPVATPKVQQADIASLETELSEALGAKVAINHGRGGKGKLIIHYTDLDTLDGVLEKLRTRQG; this is translated from the coding sequence ATGACCAGCAGCAAGCCGGCAGCCAAGAAGCGAGGCCTCGGCCGTGGCCTGGATGCCCTGCTCGGTCCCAAGGGGGCGGTCAGCCAGGTGCAGGCCACCACCGCGGTGATCGAACCGCTGCCGGGTGAAGTGCTGCGCAAGCTGGCCGTGGGCCAGCTGCAGCCGGGCAAGTACCAGCCACGTCGCGAGATGGACGAGGGCAAGCTCTCCGAGCTGGCCGACTCGATCAAGTCGCAGGGCGTGATCCAGCCGATCCTGGTGCGCCAGCTGCCGGCGGGCAACTACGAAATCGTCGCCGGTGAGCGCCGCTGGCGCGCCTCGCAGCTGGCCGGCCTGGACGAAGTGCCGGTGGTGGTGCGCGAGCTGGAAGACCGCACCGTCATCGCGATGGCGCTGATCGAGAACATCCAGCGCGAAGACCTCAACCCGCTGGAAGAAGCCGAGGCGCTGCAGCGCCTGATCAGCGAGTTCACCCTGACCCATGCCGAGGCCGCCGAGGCCGTTGGCCGCTCGCGCGCGGCGGTGTCCAACCTGCTGCGCCTGCTGGAGCTGCCGGTGGCGATCCGCCTGCTGCTGGAAACCCGCCGCCTGGAAATGGGCCACGCCCGCGCGCTGCTGACCCTGGCTCCCGAGCTGGCCGGCAAGCTGGCGCAGGAAGCGGCCGATGAAGGCTGGTCGGTGCGCGAGGTCGAGCGTCGTGCGCAGGCCTTTGCGGCCGGCAAGGTGCCGAACAACCGCCCGGTGGCCACGCCGAAGGTGCAGCAGGCCGACATCGCCTCGCTGGAAACCGAGCTGTCCGAAGCCCTGGGGGCCAAGGTGGCGATCAACCATGGTCGCGGCGGCAAGGGCAAGCTGATCATCCACTACACCGACCTGGATACCCTGGACGGCGTGCTGGAAAAGCTGCGCACGCGCCAAGGCTGA
- a CDS encoding ParA family protein, with product MARIIAIANQKGGVGKTTTAVNLAASLANAPKRVLLVDLDSQGNATMGSGVDKRELAASTCDLLLGENSAADVRVQTAEGYDLLPGNIDLTAAEIQLMGQSEREQRLKRALAPIRDEYDYILIDCPPALSLLTLNALAAADSVIVPMQCEYYALEGLSALVETIEALRTSLNPALEIEGVLRTMFDVRNNLANAVSAELTEHFGDRVFRTIVPRNVRLAEAPSHGQSIVGYDRASRGGVAYLGLAGEIIRRNNERNKATKAVETV from the coding sequence ATGGCCCGCATCATCGCCATCGCCAACCAGAAGGGTGGCGTCGGCAAGACCACGACCGCCGTCAACCTGGCCGCTTCCCTGGCCAACGCACCCAAGCGCGTGCTGTTGGTCGACCTGGATTCGCAGGGCAACGCGACCATGGGCAGTGGCGTGGACAAACGAGAGCTGGCCGCCTCCACCTGTGACCTGCTGCTCGGCGAGAACAGCGCCGCCGATGTGCGCGTGCAGACTGCAGAGGGCTACGACCTGCTGCCCGGCAACATCGACCTGACCGCCGCCGAGATCCAGTTGATGGGGCAGAGCGAGCGCGAGCAGCGCCTGAAGCGCGCGCTGGCGCCGATCCGCGACGAGTACGACTACATCCTGATCGACTGCCCGCCGGCGCTGTCGCTGCTGACGCTCAACGCGCTGGCCGCCGCCGACTCGGTGATCGTGCCGATGCAGTGCGAGTACTACGCGCTGGAAGGCCTGAGCGCGCTGGTGGAAACCATCGAGGCGCTACGCACCAGCCTGAACCCGGCGCTGGAGATCGAAGGCGTGCTGCGCACCATGTTCGACGTGCGCAACAACCTGGCCAACGCGGTCTCGGCCGAGCTCACCGAGCACTTCGGCGACCGCGTGTTCCGCACCATCGTGCCGCGCAACGTGCGCCTGGCCGAGGCGCCCAGCCATGGCCAGAGCATCGTCGGCTACGACCGCGCCTCGCGCGGTGGCGTGGCCTACCTGGGCCTGGCCGGCGAGATCATCCGCCGCAACAACGAACGCAACAAGGCCACCAAGGCCGTGGAGACCGTCTGA
- a CDS encoding DcaP family trimeric outer membrane transporter encodes MSHRTLKAVRKPLAACLLVALVAPGMAFAETAKEKALEARVAELERQVQLLLSSQQQQQTQISQTQQAVTEVRTVQAEQKPVARVPAGKQPIQVTTITPGAAPGTTVKIGGFIKADFLATQTSDGQLADDATGRSLYLPGQTPVEGAGGSGKRSGTDFNAHAKFSRFNLGIDNVSESGNKAGAFFEMDFFGNSLGNQTATNTYGVTLRHAYMYWNNWMAGQTWSNFMDAAALPEAVDFVGPTDGVIFVRQAQVRYTQGGFSVALENPETTTLTGTRNPVTGAWTNASANSDRGSLPDLTMRYGWKGDWGTFGVGGIVRQLKVDNQATGAKADKVAGGLTLGGKWVMGDSDSLHYQLTGGEGIARYIGLGITADSAYDVARDELNPTGVLAGYVGWRHAFSPKLRTNLIYARSDYDNDSILGPLVTKSVQSIRGNIFYSPLPKVDIGAELMYGRREVENGNKGDITRLQFTTKYSF; translated from the coding sequence ATGAGCCACCGTACGTTGAAAGCCGTGCGCAAACCTTTGGCGGCCTGCCTGTTGGTCGCCCTGGTCGCACCGGGCATGGCGTTCGCAGAGACCGCCAAAGAGAAGGCACTGGAAGCACGCGTTGCCGAACTGGAACGCCAGGTCCAGCTGCTGCTGTCTTCGCAGCAACAACAGCAGACCCAGATCAGCCAGACCCAGCAGGCGGTGACCGAAGTCCGCACGGTGCAGGCCGAGCAGAAGCCGGTCGCACGGGTGCCGGCCGGCAAGCAGCCGATCCAGGTCACCACCATCACCCCGGGCGCGGCGCCGGGTACCACGGTCAAGATCGGCGGCTTCATCAAGGCCGATTTCCTGGCCACCCAGACCAGCGATGGCCAGCTGGCCGACGACGCCACCGGCCGTTCGCTGTACCTGCCGGGCCAGACCCCGGTGGAAGGCGCCGGCGGCAGCGGCAAGCGTTCGGGCACCGACTTCAATGCCCACGCCAAGTTCTCGCGCTTCAACCTGGGCATCGACAACGTGAGCGAATCGGGCAACAAGGCCGGTGCGTTCTTCGAAATGGACTTCTTCGGCAACTCGCTGGGCAACCAGACCGCGACCAATACCTACGGTGTGACCCTGCGCCACGCCTACATGTACTGGAACAACTGGATGGCCGGCCAGACCTGGTCCAACTTCATGGACGCGGCCGCACTGCCGGAAGCGGTCGACTTCGTCGGCCCCACCGACGGCGTGATCTTCGTGCGCCAGGCCCAGGTGCGCTACACCCAGGGCGGCTTCAGCGTCGCGCTGGAAAACCCGGAAACCACCACCCTCACCGGTACCCGCAACCCGGTCACCGGCGCCTGGACCAATGCCAGCGCCAACTCCGATCGTGGCAGCCTGCCTGATCTGACGATGCGTTACGGCTGGAAGGGCGACTGGGGCACCTTCGGTGTCGGCGGCATCGTCCGTCAGCTGAAGGTTGACAACCAGGCCACCGGCGCCAAGGCCGACAAGGTGGCCGGCGGCCTGACCCTGGGCGGCAAGTGGGTGATGGGTGACAGCGACTCGCTGCACTACCAGCTGACCGGCGGCGAAGGCATCGCCCGCTACATCGGCCTGGGTATCACCGCCGACAGTGCCTACGACGTGGCCCGCGACGAGCTCAACCCGACCGGCGTGCTTGCCGGCTACGTGGGCTGGCGGCATGCGTTCTCGCCGAAGCTGCGCACCAACCTGATCTACGCGCGCAGCGACTACGACAACGACAGCATCCTCGGCCCGCTGGTGACCAAGAGCGTGCAGAGCATCCGCGGCAACATCTTCTACTCGCCGCTGCCCAAGGTCGATATCGGCGCCGAGCTGATGTACGGCCGTCGCGAAGTGGAGAACGGCAACAAGGGTGACATCACCCGGTTGCAGTTCACCACGAAGTACAGCTTCTGA